The proteins below are encoded in one region of Paramisgurnus dabryanus chromosome 2, PD_genome_1.1, whole genome shotgun sequence:
- the LOC135783389 gene encoding E3 ubiquitin-protein ligase TRIM39-like: MANSPQRQCSICKNLKKDLVTKSCGHTFCKGCLCHQVDTSDPQCPHCLEVLQRAQMDDQSLFTGNKGEIPCNICEENRPFIAVKSCLTCLLSYCEHHLKPHQSMGRLKGHKLVKPVERLDERACSVHGRPLDLYSTQDKRCICALCVKPGVDVIPVETERQRRESTSNSTVSVNIVQDIGVCVRARVCMFLQVDRQNTIKKLESMISRREKKLEDLQNTESKDQAEINREQTEIRGVFSAVMDAVRRAEKELHAPLEDGRRSLEEEMKVKAQQVHKDIEKYTEIIDRLNQTKNEDDDILFLQSYPSVPAEFRDDLRVSIDTELNFGSMRNITASVLTSIRTELENLCSFEMRRIQSCLVDVTLDKETAHPALEVSQDGKTVRGKANAHDIPGAPNQSGLVSGVLGRFQIKSGKAFWLVEVGPKTDWELGVVRENANRRGTVSYKPNEGYWVIVFCGPNTYGAYEENPIHLHLSTKPKKVGVFVDYESDLISFYNMNDLSHIHTFTQCRFNGTIRPYFNPLNKDSDPIIITQ; encoded by the exons ATGGCTAACTCCCCCCAACGTCAGTGCTCCATCtgtaaaaatctgaaaaaagatTTAGTCACCAAGAGCTGTGGACACACCTTTTGCAAGGGCTGTCTGTGTCATCAGGTAGACACCAGTGATCCACAGTGTCCCCACTGCCTTGAGGTTCTTCAACGGGCGCAGATGGATGACCAGAGTCTCTTCACTGGTAATAAAGGTGAAATCCCTTGCAACATCTGTGAAGAAAACCGTCCGTTCATAGCTGTGAAGTCCTGCTTGACCTGTTTACTCTCATACTGTGAGCATCATCTGAAGCCGCATCAGTCTATGGGGAGGCTGAAGGGTCATAAACTAGTAAAACCAGTGGAGAGATTGGATGAGAGAGCATGCAGTGTCCATGGCAGACCACTGGATCTCTACTCTACCCAAGACAAACGCTGCATCTGTGCCTTATGTGTGAAACCTGGTGTAGATGTCATACCTGtggagacagagagacagaggaGAGAG TCAACATCAAACTCAACAGTGTCTGTAAATATTGTACAAGAcattggtgtgtgtgtgcgcgcgcgtgtgtgtatgTTTCTACAGGTCGACAGGCAAAATACTATTAAAAAGTTGGAAAGTATGATCAGTcggagagaaaaaaaacttgagGATCTTCAAAACACAGAGTCAAAAGATCAG GCTGAGATAAACAGAGAGCAGACAGAGATAAGGGGGGTGTTTTCTGCAGTGATGGATGCTGTGAGGAGAGCTGAGAAGGAGCTGCATGCTCCTCTAGAGGATGGAAGAAGGAGTCTGGAAGAGGAGATGAAAGTGAAGGCGCAGCAGGTTCACAAGGACATCGAAAAGTATACAGAAATCATTGACCGTTTGAATCAAACTAAGAATGAAGACGACGACATCTTATTTCTCCAG TCGTATCCATCTGTGCCTGCTGAATTCAGAGATGATCTGAGAGTTTCTATTGACACTGAACTAAACTTTGGCTCCATGAGAAATATAACCGCATCTGTTTTGACTTCTATTAGGACTGAGCTGGAGAATCTTTGCTCTTTTG AAATGAGAAGAATTCAGAGTTGTTTAG TGGATGTGACTCTGGATAAAGAAACCGCACATCCAGCTCTGGAAGTGTCTCAAGATGGCAAAACTGTAAGAGGCAAAGCAAACGCTCATGACATCCCAGGTGCCCCCAATCAATCCGGTCTGGTGTCTGGAGTCCTGGGAAGGTTTCAGATCAAGTCTGGAAAAGCATTCTGGTTAGTGGAGGTGGGACCGAAAACAGACTGGGAACTGGGTGTAGTGAGAGaaaatgcaaaccggagaggcACGGTCTCCTACAAACCCAATGAAGGTTATTGGGTCATTGTGTTCTGTGGTCCAAACACGTATGGAGCTTATGAAGAAAATCCCATTCATCTGCATCTCTCCACCAAACCTAAGAAGGTGGGAGTGTTTGTTGACTATGAGAGCGATCTCATCTCCTTCTACAATATGAACGATCTGTCACATATTCACACATTCACTCAGTGTAGATTCAATGGAACCATCCGTCCGTATTTTAATCCTCTCAATAAAGATTCAGATCCAATTATCATTACACAGTAA